From Topomyia yanbarensis strain Yona2022 chromosome 1, ASM3024719v1, whole genome shotgun sequence, one genomic window encodes:
- the LOC131687299 gene encoding mannose-6-phosphate isomerase, which yields MELIGSVKNYDWGKLGQESFVAKLAAANDGQFELDVNKPYAELWMGDHCSGPSLISATGEELGSFIQRDPVGNLGPDACKLSYLFKVLSIRKALSIQVHPDKSEAVKLHAQYPDIYKDPNHKPELAIALTDFQAMCGFRPYGEIYSLLKEWPELEALLGKDKIQKLETGGEEALRELYTSLMHSKPKELETCISQMLAKINAKSDPTSLDQLFQQLHKDFPNDVGLLSIYFLNVLSLKPGQAIYLSANVPHAYLTGDCIECMACSDNVVRAGLTPKFKDVDTLLRLISYEGAAAESKFFQPVQLDPARQAHTRTFIPSVKDFAVAETRVPQGVGEYTISNGANGCILLVCSGRAKLTPVGMDPIGLEFGKIVFVPARTGSELRLVIEESGSEFIVYQAMTNDFIEQ from the exons atgGAATTGATTGGCAGTGTTAAAAACTACGACTGGGGTAAGCTGGGTCAGGAATCGTTTGTGGCTAAGCTTGCCGCCGCCAACGATGGCCAATTTGAGCTGGACGTGAATAAACCGTACGCTGAGTTGTGGATGGGGGACCACTGCAGTGGTCCTTCGTTGATAAGCGCTACTGGCGAAGAACTGGGGAGCTTTATTCAACGCGATCCTGTGGGAAATTTGGGACCAGATGCGTGTAAGTTGTCCTATTTGTTCAAAGTGCTAAGCATTCGAAAGGCTTTGAGTATTCAGGTGCATCCTGATAAG AGCGAAGCGGTTAAGCTGCATGCCCAATATCCGGATATTTATAAGGACCCCAATCACAAACCGGAACTGGCCATTGCTTTGACGGATTTTCAAGCAATGTGCGGATTTCGTCCCTATGGAGAAATTTACTCACTTCTGAAAGAATGGCCAGAATTGGAAGCTTTGCTGGGAAaggataaaattcaaaaacttgaAACAGGTGGCGAAGAGGCTCTTCGAGAACTGTACACTTCACTAATGCACAGTAAACCTAAAGAATTGGAAACCTGTATATCTCAGATGCTAGCGAAAATCAACGCAAAGTCTGACCCAACCTCGCTTGATCAGCTATTCCAACAACTGCATAAAGATTTCCCGAACGATGTAGGTCTCCTTTCCATCTATTTCCTGAATGTTCTGAGTCTCAAGCCGGGCCAAGCCATCTATCTGTCGGCGAATGTTCCCCACGCATATCTGACGGGAGATTGCATCGAGTGTATGGCCTGTTCCGATAATGTCGTTCGGGCCGGGTTGACTCCGAAATTTAAAGATGTCGACACACTGCTGCGATTGATCAGCTATGAGGGGGCGGCAGCagaatcgaaattttttcaacCGGTTCAGTTAGACCCAGCTCGGCAGGCGCACACGAGAACATTTATTCCATCGGTGAAGGATTTTGCCGTGGCTGAGACTAGAGTGCCGCAAGGAGTTGGTGAGTATACAATCAGTAACGGCGCGAATGGATGCATTTTGCTGGTCTGTTCCGGGCGGGCTAAGCTGACACCCGTCGGAATGGATCCGATCGGTTTGGAGTTCGGTAAGATTGTGTTCGTTCCGGCTCGGACGGGTAGCGAGCTGCGGTTGGTGATTGAGGAGAGTGGAAGTGAGTTTATCGTTTATCAAGCGATGACAAACgattttattgagcaataa